A single genomic interval of Pelagerythrobacter marensis harbors:
- a CDS encoding FliH/SctL family protein: MSSATALKASLPLDRLRGGGGFARDPRFSGLFRNPAAEAAAAAAAAPEPDPVAEAYRKGFEEGRAEAEAHAAEREREREAQRQAIELAFARFDAASAEALRERLRQTVLALCEEAVLPLAIDPEGLAARVKKAVAMLQRAQDERRVLLHPDDIALVRDRLPADLELVPDPAVERGALRIDSEDGGIEDGPKQWRRILAEAFGEC, encoded by the coding sequence ATGTCTAGCGCCACCGCGCTCAAGGCCAGTCTGCCGCTCGATCGCCTGCGCGGCGGCGGCGGTTTCGCCCGCGACCCGCGCTTTTCCGGCCTGTTCCGCAATCCGGCGGCCGAGGCGGCGGCCGCCGCTGCCGCCGCGCCGGAGCCGGATCCGGTCGCCGAAGCCTATCGCAAGGGGTTCGAGGAAGGCCGGGCCGAAGCCGAAGCCCATGCCGCCGAGCGCGAGCGCGAACGCGAGGCGCAGCGCCAGGCGATCGAGCTGGCTTTCGCCCGCTTCGACGCCGCCAGCGCCGAGGCGCTGCGCGAACGCCTGCGCCAGACCGTGCTCGCGTTGTGCGAGGAGGCCGTTCTGCCGCTGGCTATCGACCCCGAAGGCCTCGCCGCGCGGGTGAAAAAGGCCGTGGCCATGCTCCAGCGCGCGCAGGACGAGCGGCGCGTGCTGCTCCATCCCGACGATATTGCTCTGGTCAGGGATCGCCTTCCCGCCGACCTCGAACTGGTCCCCGACCCCGCGGTCGAACGCGGCGCTTTGCGGATCGACAGCGAGGACGGCGGAATCGAGGACGGGCCGAAACAATGGCGGCGCATCCTGGCCGAAGCGTTCGGCGAATGCTGA
- a CDS encoding FliI/YscN family ATPase, producing MLTLAEATLGELAAAPLDLAPRRFGRVAACDGGLIEVSGLSVPIGGLCRIDDGKGTTLTAEAIGFRNGRTMMMMLGDSVLLRPGVAVRPEGRPGMLPVGPAYLGRAVDGLGEPIDGGPALHASAQWPAGGKRTGALDRASVREPFDTGIRAINALTTFGVGQRVGIMAGSGVGKSVLIDMIAQGAQADVVVVGLIGERAREVSDFVERHMHGEAAARTAVVAVPADHAANLRLRGAMLATSLAEYFRAQGLRVLLIQDSLTRIAHAAREIGILLGEPGAARGYPPSALSTVTKLVERAGNSAESGGSITAIYTVLADGDDQNDPVVDTARSILDGHIVLSRDLAQRGQYPAIDVGASLSRVMADVADPRLNACARKLRALVSAYESNRDLLLMGAYRAGADPLIDRGIALQPQIAAFLAQAMEERVPLDRAKAELERLIGDEQ from the coding sequence ATGCTGACCCTGGCCGAGGCGACCCTGGGCGAGCTGGCCGCTGCGCCGCTCGACCTCGCGCCGCGCCGCTTCGGGCGGGTCGCGGCGTGCGACGGCGGGCTGATCGAGGTCAGCGGCCTGTCGGTCCCGATCGGGGGACTGTGCCGGATCGACGACGGCAAGGGGACGACCCTGACGGCGGAGGCCATCGGCTTTCGCAACGGGCGCACGATGATGATGATGCTGGGCGACAGTGTGCTGCTGCGCCCTGGCGTTGCCGTCCGACCGGAAGGGCGGCCGGGGATGCTGCCGGTCGGCCCGGCCTATCTCGGCCGCGCGGTCGACGGCCTGGGCGAACCGATCGACGGCGGCCCGGCTCTGCACGCCAGCGCGCAATGGCCCGCTGGCGGAAAGCGCACCGGTGCGCTGGACCGCGCGAGCGTGCGCGAGCCGTTCGACACCGGCATTCGCGCGATCAACGCGCTGACCACGTTCGGCGTCGGCCAGCGGGTCGGCATCATGGCGGGATCGGGCGTGGGCAAGTCGGTCCTGATCGACATGATCGCGCAAGGGGCCCAGGCCGATGTGGTCGTGGTCGGCCTGATCGGGGAGCGTGCGCGCGAGGTTTCCGATTTCGTCGAGCGGCACATGCACGGCGAAGCCGCGGCGCGCACCGCGGTTGTCGCGGTGCCTGCCGACCATGCCGCCAACCTGCGGCTGCGCGGGGCAATGCTGGCGACTTCGCTGGCCGAGTATTTCCGCGCCCAGGGCCTGCGCGTCCTGCTGATCCAGGACAGCCTGACCCGCATCGCCCATGCCGCGCGCGAAATCGGCATCCTGCTGGGCGAACCGGGCGCGGCGCGCGGCTACCCGCCCTCGGCCCTGTCCACCGTAACCAAGCTGGTCGAACGCGCCGGCAACTCGGCCGAAAGCGGCGGATCGATCACCGCGATCTATACCGTGCTGGCGGACGGCGACGATCAGAACGATCCGGTGGTCGATACCGCGCGGTCGATCCTCGATGGCCATATCGTGCTTTCGCGCGATCTCGCCCAGCGCGGGCAATATCCGGCCATCGATGTCGGGGCCTCGCTCAGCCGAGTGATGGCCGATGTCGCCGATCCGCGCCTCAACGCCTGCGCGCGCAAGCTGCGGGCGCTGGTCTCGGCCTACGAAAGCAATCGCGACCTGCTCCTGATGGGCGCCTATCGCGCCGGGGCCGACCCGCTGATCGACCGCGGGATCGCGCTCCAGCCGCAGATCGCGGCGTTCCTGGCCCAGGCGATGGAGGAGCGCGTCCCGCTCGACCGCGCGAAGGCCGAGCTTGAAAGGCTGATCGGCGATGAGCAGTGA
- a CDS encoding flagellar basal body-associated FliL family protein: MSDKKGKQDQPAKSRGLLKIALLGLALAGAGGGTVFGLMAAGVIETADAGAREAGPQFVLKGEKDPYAPPVAKGKEAAKLVHGEGGTKYRTAYFSFAEDFTSNLRDSNGLIQVSLAASTRRDGRVLMWLDEHQLAIRSRLLVELADTPEEEVISSEGKTRLQKRLTDAVNEVLVEQEGFGGVDNIYFRTFIVQ, from the coding sequence ATGAGTGACAAGAAGGGCAAGCAGGACCAGCCGGCGAAGAGCCGCGGCCTGCTCAAGATCGCGCTGCTGGGCCTGGCGCTGGCGGGCGCCGGGGGCGGGACCGTGTTCGGCCTGATGGCCGCGGGCGTGATCGAGACCGCCGATGCCGGCGCCCGGGAAGCCGGCCCGCAATTCGTGCTCAAGGGCGAGAAGGACCCTTATGCTCCCCCGGTCGCCAAGGGCAAGGAGGCCGCCAAGCTGGTGCACGGCGAGGGCGGAACCAAGTATCGCACCGCCTATTTCAGCTTTGCCGAGGATTTCACTTCCAACCTCAGGGACAGCAACGGGCTGATCCAGGTCAGCCTCGCCGCCTCGACCCGGCGCGACGGGCGCGTGCTCATGTGGCTCGACGAACACCAGCTCGCGATCCGCTCGCGCCTGCTGGTCGAGCTGGCCGATACGCCCGAAGAAGAGGTGATCTCCAGCGAAGGCAAGACCCGGCTCCAGAAGCGCCTGACCGACGCGGTCAACGAAGTGCTGGTCGAACAGGAAGGCTTCGGCGGGGTCGACAACATCTATTTCCGGACTTTCATCGTCCAATGA
- a CDS encoding FliM/FliN family flagellar motor C-terminal domain-containing protein — MIRPATSSPRRPASHCAALLSQREPSADLGPEFERFGARLCRALHASVTELADDAGVRIALQDTQNLQGSQFAGHCAPLAAISRHRFGVAGHVLALAVDGRAILEQLDRTFGGSGDIGKDLPAALPHTARLLSRRFEKRVIAAVAGELAGLEFRTEDDASSTDTATPFAPEAELTALALAVTGSDGREWRLVLALETAALASLLPKRASARRAPVSRRKRGIDEAPFAELPLAASARLVDMAIPLHRVAAIEAGTVLPIMVARNVPLQIGEAVVARGTVGEVDDQVALQITQTFTGKDSQ; from the coding sequence ATGATACGCCCCGCGACCTCTTCGCCCCGGCGGCCCGCCAGCCATTGCGCCGCGCTGCTCAGCCAGCGCGAGCCCTCGGCCGATCTCGGGCCCGAGTTCGAACGCTTCGGTGCCCGCCTGTGCCGCGCGCTCCATGCGAGCGTGACCGAACTGGCCGACGATGCCGGGGTGCGTATCGCCTTGCAGGATACGCAGAATCTCCAGGGCAGCCAGTTCGCCGGCCATTGCGCGCCGCTGGCGGCGATCAGCCGCCACCGCTTCGGCGTCGCCGGCCATGTCCTGGCGCTGGCGGTCGATGGCCGCGCGATCCTCGAACAGCTCGACCGTACGTTCGGCGGGTCGGGCGATATCGGCAAGGATCTGCCGGCCGCGCTGCCGCATACCGCGCGCCTGCTCTCGCGCCGTTTCGAAAAGCGCGTCATCGCGGCGGTCGCCGGCGAGCTGGCCGGGCTGGAATTCCGCACCGAAGACGATGCGTCGTCGACCGACACCGCCACCCCGTTCGCGCCCGAGGCCGAGCTGACCGCGCTGGCTCTGGCCGTCACCGGATCGGACGGGCGCGAGTGGCGTCTCGTGCTCGCGCTCGAAACCGCCGCGCTCGCATCGCTTCTGCCCAAGCGTGCCTCCGCCCGCCGCGCCCCTGTGTCGCGGCGCAAGCGCGGGATCGACGAGGCGCCGTTCGCGGAGCTGCCGCTGGCTGCCAGCGCGCGGCTGGTCGACATGGCGATCCCGCTCCACCGCGTCGCCGCGATCGAGGCGGGCACCGTCCTGCCGATCATGGTTGCGCGCAACGTGCCGCTGCAGATCGGCGAAGCCGTCGTCGCCCGCGGCACGGTGGGCGAAGTGGACGACCAGGTCGCTCTCCAGATTACCCAGACTTTCACCGGAAAGGATTCCCAATGA
- the fliN gene encoding flagellar motor switch protein FliN, with protein MTDATQGFGLIQDIDVRLTVELGRAQMNLREVLDLAEESVVMLDRLTDEPLDVLVNGKLIAKGEVVAEGNRFGLRILELVGEGRGGAQRERRAPPIEVTTKQPEGSAA; from the coding sequence ATGACCGACGCAACCCAGGGCTTCGGCCTGATCCAGGACATCGACGTCCGCCTGACGGTCGAACTCGGCCGGGCGCAGATGAACTTGCGCGAAGTGCTCGACCTGGCGGAAGAAAGCGTGGTCATGCTCGACCGCCTGACCGACGAGCCGCTCGACGTGCTGGTCAACGGGAAGCTGATCGCCAAGGGCGAGGTTGTTGCCGAAGGCAACCGGTTCGGCCTGCGCATCCTCGAACTCGTCGGCGAGGGACGCGGTGGCGCCCAGCGCGAACGCCGCGCCCCGCCGATCGAAGTCACGACCAAGCAGCCGGAGGGGAGCGCGGCCTGA
- a CDS encoding flagellar biosynthetic protein FliO, with the protein MGWYILKLLILLPLIGLMIWGSLKLAQKMQGQFGAPQGGGAKAVRVVETTMLSPTMRLAVIEFHGREILVSTSRAGLTRLAEAPARTTVAERGE; encoded by the coding sequence ATGGGCTGGTACATTCTCAAGCTGCTGATCCTGCTGCCGCTGATCGGCCTGATGATCTGGGGCAGCCTGAAGCTCGCCCAGAAGATGCAGGGCCAGTTCGGCGCGCCGCAAGGCGGAGGGGCCAAGGCCGTGCGGGTGGTCGAAACGACGATGCTGTCGCCGACCATGCGGCTGGCGGTGATCGAGTTCCACGGGCGCGAGATCCTGGTCTCCACCTCGCGCGCGGGGCTGACCCGTCTGGCCGAGGCGCCGGCGCGCACGACCGTGGCGGAGCGCGGCGAATGA
- the fliP gene encoding flagellar type III secretion system pore protein FliP (The bacterial flagellar biogenesis protein FliP forms a type III secretion system (T3SS)-type pore required for flagellar assembly.): protein MKRLAALSAAATAFALPAAARAQAAVPGALDRAFGELGGSGGEPLSMSLQLLLVMGLLTILPALILMMTSFTRIIVVLAILRQALGLQQSPPNQVLIGLSLFLSLFVMAPTLERVNEAAIAPYAAGQVNAEEAIELAGNEFHGFMIRQTRERDLQMFADIADAPQFASPADVPFSILLPAFVTSELKTAFQIGFMLFLPFLVIDLVVSSVLMSLGMMMMSPMLVSLPFKLLLFVLVDGWALLMGSLASSFI from the coding sequence ATGAAACGGCTTGCCGCCCTTTCCGCTGCCGCCACGGCCTTCGCGCTGCCTGCCGCGGCGCGGGCCCAGGCCGCTGTCCCCGGCGCGCTCGACCGTGCCTTCGGCGAACTCGGCGGATCCGGTGGCGAACCGCTGAGCATGTCGCTCCAGCTGCTCCTCGTCATGGGGCTGCTGACGATCCTGCCCGCGCTCATCCTGATGATGACCAGTTTCACCCGGATCATCGTCGTGCTCGCGATCCTGCGCCAGGCGCTGGGCCTGCAGCAGTCGCCGCCCAACCAGGTCCTGATCGGGCTGTCGCTGTTCCTGTCGCTCTTCGTCATGGCGCCGACGCTGGAGCGGGTGAACGAGGCCGCGATCGCGCCCTATGCCGCAGGACAGGTCAACGCCGAGGAGGCGATCGAGCTGGCAGGCAACGAATTCCACGGCTTCATGATCCGCCAGACGCGCGAGCGCGACTTGCAGATGTTCGCCGACATCGCCGATGCGCCGCAGTTCGCCAGCCCGGCGGATGTCCCGTTCTCCATTCTGCTGCCGGCCTTCGTCACCAGCGAGCTGAAGACCGCGTTCCAGATCGGCTTCATGCTGTTCCTGCCGTTCCTGGTGATCGACCTTGTCGTGTCGAGCGTGCTGATGAGCCTGGGCATGATGATGATGAGCCCAATGCTCGTCTCGCTGCCGTTCAAGCTCCTGCTGTTCGTCCTGGTCGACGGGTGGGCCCTGCTGATGGGCTCGCTGGCATCGAGTTTCATCTAG
- a CDS encoding flagellar biosynthetic protein FliQ → MDELPILLALADRMLWITALVAAPVLLASLAIGLVIGLIQAATSVNEQTLTFVPKLAAVALVLVLFGASMMALLSDFMQEIFMEIARIGQ, encoded by the coding sequence ATGGACGAACTGCCCATTCTTCTGGCGCTGGCGGACCGGATGCTGTGGATCACCGCGCTGGTGGCCGCGCCGGTCCTGCTCGCCAGCCTTGCGATCGGCCTGGTCATCGGCCTGATCCAGGCCGCCACTTCGGTCAACGAACAGACGCTGACTTTCGTGCCCAAGCTGGCCGCCGTGGCGCTGGTGCTGGTCCTGTTCGGGGCTTCGATGATGGCGCTGCTGAGCGACTTCATGCAGGAAATCTTCATGGAAATCGCCAGGATCGGGCAGTGA
- the fliR gene encoding flagellar biosynthetic protein FliR has protein sequence MIALDLGLGAIEQDFWRIVFLMTRIGAGLLAAPFFGAASVPMTVRVCLTGALAIFVGVWMPAVQPPEALFSAAGMLAVAGEVAIGLALGFVLQIAFAAPVIAAEVIGGAMGMSMAMAADPNGGGQTTAFGQYFTIVLTLIFLALGAHLQWIALLAESYRVFPPGDTWMGAEGFAQVAGFAGAMFETAVRIALPVTLVLLLVQMVTGVLSRSAPSLNLFALGLPAGVLAGIAALIIAAPMIYDQFGDIVRLSIDQASGVLVR, from the coding sequence GTGATCGCACTCGACCTCGGCCTCGGCGCGATCGAGCAGGATTTCTGGCGCATCGTGTTCCTGATGACGCGGATCGGCGCCGGCCTGCTGGCCGCGCCGTTCTTCGGTGCCGCCTCGGTGCCGATGACGGTGCGCGTGTGCCTGACCGGGGCGCTGGCGATCTTCGTCGGCGTGTGGATGCCGGCGGTCCAGCCGCCCGAAGCGCTGTTTTCCGCCGCCGGCATGCTGGCGGTCGCAGGCGAAGTCGCGATCGGCCTCGCGCTCGGCTTCGTGCTCCAGATCGCCTTTGCCGCGCCGGTCATCGCGGCCGAAGTGATCGGCGGGGCGATGGGCATGAGCATGGCGATGGCGGCCGATCCGAACGGCGGCGGGCAGACCACCGCCTTCGGCCAGTATTTCACCATCGTCCTGACGCTGATCTTTCTCGCGCTGGGCGCGCATCTGCAATGGATCGCGCTGCTTGCCGAAAGCTATCGCGTCTTCCCCCCGGGCGACACCTGGATGGGGGCGGAAGGTTTTGCGCAAGTGGCGGGTTTCGCCGGGGCGATGTTCGAAACCGCGGTGCGCATCGCGCTGCCCGTCACGCTGGTCCTGCTGCTGGTGCAAATGGTGACCGGCGTGCTCAGCCGTTCGGCCCCGTCGCTCAACCTTTTCGCGCTCGGCCTGCCCGCCGGCGTGCTCGCGGGGATCGCGGCGCTGATCATCGCCGCGCCGATGATCTACGACCAGTTCGGCGACATCGTGCGGCTTTCGATCGATCAGGCATCCGGGGTGCTGGTGCGATGA
- a CDS encoding EscU/YscU/HrcU family type III secretion system export apparatus switch protein, with translation MSETAGEKTFAPTDKRRRDAARKGDVLRSREITTAAAILFGGGWLMFGGPWLLEEMTGIVRDALVFDRGEMIDFQPGQMMLTGLLAALPPILTIAGPMILIALITQLGPSADGRWVNENLAFKGSRINPLSGLKRMFGTNGWIEMGKGILKVALLGAIAWFWARAWLDTIVGLGSGNLSQQLSAAWGAVISLLLALGGGLVVIALVDAPIQWVRRNQRLKMSHQEMRDEHKEAEGSPEARAHRRQRQREIAAGGVAHAMREAQFVLTNPTHFAVAMTYDPDKAAAPLVLAKGRGDKAQAMKELAREYGVPMLEYPQLARSVYFTTRENQTIREELYAALAAVLAFVFSLKRGEWRPAPAIEVPVELRFDAEGRRAG, from the coding sequence ATGAGCGAAACCGCCGGCGAGAAGACCTTCGCCCCGACCGACAAGCGCCGTCGCGACGCGGCCCGCAAGGGCGATGTCCTGCGCTCGCGCGAGATCACCACGGCGGCCGCGATCCTGTTTGGCGGCGGCTGGCTGATGTTCGGCGGCCCCTGGCTGCTGGAGGAAATGACCGGGATCGTGCGCGACGCGCTGGTGTTCGACCGGGGCGAGATGATCGATTTCCAGCCGGGGCAGATGATGCTGACCGGCCTGCTCGCCGCGCTGCCGCCGATCCTGACCATCGCCGGGCCGATGATCCTGATCGCCCTGATCACCCAACTCGGCCCCAGCGCCGATGGCCGCTGGGTGAACGAGAATCTGGCCTTCAAGGGATCGCGGATCAATCCGCTTTCGGGCCTGAAGCGCATGTTCGGCACCAACGGCTGGATCGAGATGGGCAAGGGCATTCTGAAAGTCGCGCTGCTCGGCGCGATCGCCTGGTTCTGGGCGCGCGCCTGGCTGGACACGATCGTCGGACTGGGCAGCGGCAACCTGTCGCAGCAGCTTTCCGCCGCCTGGGGCGCGGTGATCTCGCTCCTCCTCGCGCTCGGCGGCGGGCTGGTCGTGATCGCGCTGGTCGATGCACCGATCCAGTGGGTCCGGCGCAACCAGCGGCTGAAAATGAGCCACCAGGAAATGCGTGACGAGCACAAGGAAGCCGAAGGCTCGCCCGAGGCGCGCGCCCATCGCCGCCAGCGCCAGCGCGAAATCGCCGCCGGCGGGGTGGCCCACGCCATGCGCGAGGCGCAGTTCGTGCTGACCAACCCGACCCATTTCGCGGTGGCGATGACTTACGATCCCGACAAGGCCGCGGCGCCGCTGGTCCTGGCCAAGGGGCGCGGCGACAAGGCGCAGGCGATGAAGGAGCTGGCGCGCGAATACGGCGTGCCGATGCTCGAATACCCGCAACTGGCGCGCTCGGTCTATTTCACAACGCGCGAGAACCAGACCATCCGCGAAGAGCTTTACGCCGCGCTGGCCGCGGTGCTGGCCTTCGTCTTCTCGCTCAAGCGGGGCGAATGGCGTCCGGCCCCGGCCATCGAGGTGCCGGTGGAGCTGCGCTTCGACGCGGAGGGGCGCCGTGCGGGGTGA
- the fliD gene encoding flagellar filament capping protein FliD encodes MSEVSSIIAGLGAGSGIDMVSLASDLADAQFALRNDRLSARSEVLERQISAASSLKNTLSLLASALGDRVRAGDLAVKPQIANPSVATATSPPGTMGSGSYSLEVLALARTQTLASPAFADPAAAVGSGTLTIRFGETDGTAFAADPGREALTVDIASGATLSDIAGAINAKNADVTAYVAQTAQGAQLVLKGAEGAQNGFIVEATETPGEEGLAALAWNPSAGDDPARLLAASADAEFRLDGLAMTSASNDVGTVAPGLSLKLTGTNAGAPTTIDFPSPVGTIADAMQDIVSALNEVVGELNAATDPMSGDLARDPGAHALKKTLSGLAGMEIMPNAPEGAPRTLADLGLAIQRDGTFRLDSARLDATLARDPGGAAAMFTTGLYGVYATVDKIARSASRTGDPGSLAGSIARYQSQSADISEEAAKLADQQERLRANMIARFAKADTRIAASQSTLSFLQSQIDAWNASRD; translated from the coding sequence ATGAGCGAAGTATCGTCCATTATCGCCGGCCTGGGCGCGGGCAGCGGCATCGACATGGTCTCGCTGGCCAGCGACCTCGCCGACGCGCAGTTCGCGCTGCGCAACGACCGGCTGAGCGCGCGCAGCGAAGTGCTGGAACGGCAGATTTCCGCTGCTTCCTCGCTCAAGAACACGTTGTCGCTGCTTGCCAGCGCGCTGGGCGACCGGGTGCGCGCGGGCGACCTGGCGGTCAAGCCGCAGATCGCCAACCCGTCGGTGGCCACGGCGACCAGCCCGCCCGGCACGATGGGCTCGGGGTCCTACAGCCTCGAGGTTCTGGCGCTCGCCCGCACGCAGACCCTGGCGAGCCCGGCTTTCGCCGATCCGGCGGCCGCGGTCGGGTCGGGGACGTTGACCATCCGTTTCGGCGAGACCGACGGCACGGCGTTCGCTGCCGACCCCGGGCGCGAAGCGCTGACCGTCGATATCGCCAGCGGCGCCACGCTGTCGGACATTGCCGGCGCGATCAATGCGAAGAACGCCGACGTCACGGCCTATGTCGCACAGACCGCGCAAGGGGCGCAGCTCGTGCTCAAGGGCGCCGAAGGGGCGCAGAACGGCTTTATCGTAGAGGCGACCGAAACGCCCGGCGAGGAAGGGCTTGCCGCGCTTGCCTGGAACCCGTCTGCCGGGGACGATCCGGCGCGCCTTCTGGCAGCGTCCGCCGATGCCGAGTTCCGGCTGGACGGGCTGGCGATGACCAGCGCGTCCAACGATGTCGGCACCGTCGCGCCCGGCCTGTCGCTCAAGCTCACCGGAACCAATGCCGGGGCGCCGACGACGATCGATTTCCCCAGCCCTGTGGGGACGATCGCGGACGCGATGCAGGACATCGTGAGCGCGCTGAACGAAGTCGTCGGCGAACTCAACGCCGCGACCGATCCGATGTCGGGCGACCTCGCCCGCGATCCCGGCGCCCACGCGCTCAAGAAAACCCTGTCGGGGCTTGCGGGCATGGAGATCATGCCCAACGCGCCCGAAGGCGCCCCGCGCACGCTCGCCGATCTGGGCCTGGCCATTCAGCGCGACGGCACGTTCCGGCTCGACAGCGCGCGGCTGGACGCCACGCTCGCGCGCGACCCCGGCGGCGCGGCGGCGATGTTCACCACCGGCCTCTACGGGGTCTATGCCACGGTCGACAAGATAGCGCGCTCGGCTTCGCGCACCGGCGATCCCGGATCGCTCGCCGGCTCGATCGCGCGCTATCAGTCGCAGTCGGCCGACATTTCGGAAGAGGCTGCGAAGCTGGCCGACCAGCAGGAGCGGCTGCGCGCGAACATGATCGCGCGCTTCGCCAAGGCGGATACCCGCATCGCGGCTTCGCAATCGACGCTGTCGTTCCTGCAATCGCAGATCGACGCCTGGAACGCTTCGCGCGACTGA
- a CDS encoding flagellar protein FliS: MLALTDPHEAYRRSAFDARIQGGDSAALVQLCLEQAIAGLGSALFAQERGDASLRSKALTRTLTAITALEMGVDRNAPLAQALLQVYGAARKAVLDSVTDFNPELLRSVRQDFLDIESALRGAD; this comes from the coding sequence ATGCTGGCGCTGACCGATCCGCACGAGGCCTATCGCCGCAGCGCCTTCGACGCGCGGATACAAGGCGGAGATTCGGCCGCGCTGGTGCAATTGTGCCTCGAACAGGCCATTGCCGGTCTCGGCTCGGCGCTGTTCGCGCAGGAGCGCGGCGATGCCTCGCTGCGCAGCAAGGCGCTGACCCGCACGCTTACCGCGATCACCGCGCTCGAAATGGGGGTCGACCGCAATGCGCCGCTGGCGCAGGCCCTGCTCCAGGTTTACGGCGCCGCGCGCAAGGCGGTGCTCGACAGTGTAACCGATTTCAATCCCGAGCTGCTGCGATCGGTGCGGCAGGATTTCCTCGATATCGAATCGGCCCTGCGCGGAGCCGATTGA
- a CDS encoding response regulator transcription factor, whose amino-acid sequence MKLAMQVTDVAGGVLVHVIDSDTRRRAEVSRTLLALGVHAEIYEDTGEFLRMLPARGAVLLVESGEGDLAEFMESLRARQRYYPVSLYSDAPRPERVVRALREGALDYLAWPFEPALFEESLRKLNETGDRQRRLERVRADARARVEQLTGREREVLVSLLDGNSNKQIAALLDLSPRTVEIYRKNVMRKLDARSTSDAVRIGIYADLWELPVA is encoded by the coding sequence GTGAAGCTGGCAATGCAAGTGACCGACGTCGCGGGCGGGGTTCTCGTGCATGTTATCGACTCCGATACGCGCCGCCGCGCCGAGGTCTCGCGCACGCTGCTCGCGCTTGGCGTTCATGCCGAAATCTACGAGGATACCGGCGAATTCCTGCGGATGCTGCCCGCGCGCGGCGCGGTCCTGCTGGTGGAATCGGGTGAGGGCGACCTCGCCGAATTCATGGAGAGCCTGCGCGCGCGGCAGCGCTATTATCCCGTCTCGCTCTATTCGGACGCGCCGCGCCCCGAACGGGTGGTGCGCGCCTTGCGCGAAGGGGCGCTCGACTATCTCGCCTGGCCTTTCGAACCCGCCCTGTTCGAAGAATCCCTGCGCAAGCTGAACGAGACCGGCGACCGGCAGCGGCGGCTCGAACGCGTCCGGGCCGATGCGCGCGCGCGGGTCGAACAGCTGACGGGGCGCGAACGCGAAGTGCTCGTTTCGCTGCTCGACGGCAATTCGAACAAGCAGATCGCCGCGCTCCTCGATCTCAGCCCGCGAACGGTCGAGATCTATCGCAAGAACGTGATGCGCAAGCTGGACGCCAGATCGACGTCCGACGCCGTGCGGATCGGCATCTATGCCGATCTGTGGGAATTGCCGGTGGCCTGA